The Terriglobales bacterium genome includes a region encoding these proteins:
- a CDS encoding RluA family pseudouridine synthase, whose translation MPESKPSQLRAPDTNPSAGKFTVSADHAGRRLDQFLAASIPDVSRTRVQQLIAQQQILVNGKEQKPSYSVESGDEINLIGEIKLPPLHAEPEDIPLDIVYEDDSLAVVNKPAGMMVHAGAGTSERARNRGTLVNALLHHFKKLSQVGGELRPGIVHRLDKETSGLIVVAKSDVAHRKLAEQFSDRKVKKKYLALVQGWPQRESGTISAAIGRDRARRTRMTTRTKQGREALSHYKVLERIRTRWGKFALLEVKIDTGRTHQIRVHLSSIGHPVVGDALYGAAREYKGQNQKQGTIKALKPLPRNFLHAAEIEFLHPRTAKLLTLRSDLPSELEGFLSALRGSITE comes from the coding sequence ATGCCTGAGAGCAAGCCATCTCAGCTTAGAGCACCTGATACCAATCCGTCAGCCGGCAAATTTACCGTCTCCGCGGATCACGCCGGACGCCGGCTCGACCAGTTTCTGGCCGCAAGCATTCCCGATGTGAGCCGTACCCGCGTACAGCAGCTCATTGCACAACAACAAATCCTGGTCAATGGGAAAGAACAAAAGCCCTCTTACTCCGTCGAGAGCGGCGATGAAATCAACCTCATCGGCGAAATCAAACTGCCCCCACTGCACGCCGAACCGGAGGATATTCCTCTCGACATTGTTTATGAAGATGATTCTTTGGCCGTCGTTAATAAGCCTGCTGGCATGATGGTGCACGCTGGAGCGGGCACAAGTGAGCGGGCGCGTAATCGCGGCACTCTGGTCAACGCTCTGCTGCATCATTTCAAAAAGCTGTCGCAGGTCGGCGGTGAACTGCGGCCGGGAATTGTGCATCGTTTAGATAAAGAGACCAGCGGCTTGATTGTGGTGGCCAAGAGCGACGTAGCCCATCGCAAGCTGGCGGAACAATTTTCTGACCGTAAGGTGAAGAAAAAATATCTTGCCCTGGTGCAAGGCTGGCCGCAGCGGGAAAGCGGAACGATTTCCGCTGCCATTGGCCGCGACCGCGCGCGGCGCACCCGCATGACCACGCGCACGAAGCAGGGCCGCGAAGCTCTCTCTCACTATAAAGTGCTGGAGCGGATACGCACCCGCTGGGGCAAGTTCGCGCTGTTAGAGGTCAAAATCGATACCGGCCGTACCCACCAGATCCGCGTACATCTTTCCTCCATCGGCCATCCCGTGGTGGGCGATGCTCTCTATGGCGCAGCCCGGGAATACAAGGGCCAGAACCAAAAGCAAGGCACAATCAAAGCCCTGAAGCCACTGCCAAGAAATTTTCTGCACGCTGCCGAGATCGAATTTCTTCATCCGCGAACCGCAAAGCTGCTCACTTTACGGTCTGATCTGCCGTCCGAACTGGAAGGTTTTCTCTCGGCTTTGCGCGGCAGCATCACTGAATAA
- a CDS encoding VWA domain-containing protein codes for MHSVCRITTCALVLCGSLTLTTAALAQSSDQLPSAPSAVLVEQQQRQKPPAPPPQAKPAAPAPTPASAQQKAAAAQEQKADSLSAPSNSNAPGNPPQSAIPDNATAETIHVGVNEVNLIFTVTDKHGKFIKNLTQNDIHVLDDHKPVEKIDGFRPETDLPLRVGLLIDASNSIRDRFKFEQEAAIEFLNQIVRPKTDMAFIVGFDTTAELTQDFTNDSEKLSHGVRMLRPGGGTAMYDAIYWACRDKLMKTASPTGQRRAIILVSDGEDNQSRVSRDEAVEMAQRAEVIVYSISTNTSGMILHGDKVLQYIAESTGGRVFFPFKIEDVANAFSEIQEELRSQYALAYKPPDFRADGHYRAIEIEAQNNKKLHVRTRKGYYAPAQ; via the coding sequence ATGCACTCAGTTTGTCGCATTACAACGTGTGCCCTCGTTCTTTGTGGGTCATTAACGCTTACTACCGCAGCCCTGGCGCAGTCTTCTGACCAACTGCCTTCGGCCCCGTCGGCCGTGCTTGTAGAACAACAGCAACGGCAAAAACCGCCAGCGCCGCCTCCGCAAGCCAAGCCGGCAGCACCTGCACCCACACCGGCAAGCGCGCAGCAGAAAGCCGCAGCAGCCCAGGAGCAGAAAGCCGATTCGCTCTCAGCTCCATCTAATTCCAACGCTCCGGGTAATCCGCCTCAGTCGGCGATTCCGGACAACGCGACTGCTGAAACCATCCACGTCGGCGTGAACGAGGTAAACCTGATTTTCACGGTCACCGACAAGCACGGAAAATTCATCAAGAACCTTACTCAGAATGATATTCATGTGCTCGACGATCACAAGCCGGTAGAAAAAATCGACGGGTTCCGCCCCGAAACCGACCTGCCGCTGCGCGTAGGGCTGTTGATTGATGCCAGCAACTCCATCCGCGACCGCTTCAAGTTTGAGCAGGAGGCGGCCATCGAGTTTCTCAACCAGATTGTGCGGCCCAAAACCGATATGGCCTTTATCGTCGGCTTTGATACCACCGCCGAGCTCACCCAGGATTTCACCAACGATAGCGAGAAGCTCTCGCACGGCGTGCGCATGTTGCGCCCGGGCGGCGGCACGGCCATGTACGACGCCATTTATTGGGCCTGCCGCGACAAGTTGATGAAGACCGCCAGCCCCACGGGGCAGCGGCGCGCGATCATCCTGGTGAGTGACGGCGAAGATAATCAGAGCCGCGTCTCCCGCGATGAGGCCGTGGAGATGGCGCAGCGTGCCGAGGTAATCGTGTACAGCATCAGCACCAACACCAGCGGCATGATTCTGCATGGAGACAAGGTCTTGCAATACATCGCCGAATCCACCGGCGGGCGCGTTTTCTTTCCCTTCAAGATTGAGGACGTTGCCAACGCCTTCTCCGAGATCCAGGAAGAGCTGCGCAGCCAGTACGCTTTGGCTTATAAGCCGCCCGACTTCCGCGCCGACGGTCATTACCGTGCCATTGAGATCGAGGCGCAAAACAACAAGAAGCTGCACGTGCGCACGCGTAAGGGTTATTACGCTCCCGCACAGTAG
- the lgt gene encoding prolipoprotein diacylglyceryl transferase: MFPRLLQIGHFSLATYGVLVALALIIGLFTVVRFARREGIDPERAWSLGIVCIFAALIGAKLLLVLNEWDFYVHNPSALFSLNFLQQAGVFSGGVVAALAAGLVYGLRHRMPVFKTMDVFAPGLALGHAIGRLGCFAAGCCYGKPTNLPWGVTFTSPLAQLAGTPLGIPLHPTQIYEFLVEMFNFALLVWLFRRKKFDGQIFGTYLFLYGIARYFLEFLRGDPDRGSVFNGLMTTTQLISVLMVIAGGLLWMRMPRRQPEPAAPPAHA; encoded by the coding sequence ATGTTTCCCCGACTCCTTCAAATCGGCCATTTCAGCCTGGCCACCTATGGTGTGCTGGTTGCCCTGGCGCTGATTATCGGGCTGTTTACCGTGGTCCGTTTTGCGCGCCGTGAAGGCATTGATCCCGAGCGCGCCTGGTCCCTGGGGATTGTTTGCATCTTTGCCGCCCTCATTGGCGCCAAGCTGCTGCTGGTTCTTAATGAGTGGGATTTCTACGTCCACAACCCTTCCGCCTTGTTCAGCCTGAACTTTCTGCAACAAGCCGGAGTTTTTTCCGGCGGGGTCGTAGCCGCCCTTGCCGCCGGATTGGTTTATGGGCTGCGTCATCGTATGCCGGTTTTCAAGACCATGGATGTTTTCGCCCCCGGACTTGCCCTGGGTCATGCCATCGGCCGTCTGGGCTGTTTTGCCGCGGGCTGCTGTTACGGAAAACCTACCAATCTGCCCTGGGGCGTGACCTTCACCAGTCCTCTGGCCCAGCTTGCAGGAACGCCTTTAGGGATTCCCCTGCATCCTACACAGATTTATGAATTCCTGGTTGAGATGTTCAACTTCGCATTGCTGGTGTGGCTTTTCCGCCGCAAGAAATTTGACGGCCAGATTTTCGGGACGTATTTGTTCCTCTACGGCATTGCCCGTTACTTTCTGGAATTTTTGCGCGGCGACCCCGACCGTGGCAGTGTATTTAACGGTCTGATGACGACCACGCAGTTGATCTCCGTTCTCATGGTCATCGCCGGCGGTTTGTTGTGGATGCGGATGCCCCGCCGCCAACCCGAGCCCGCCGCACCACCAGCCCATGCCTGA